One segment of Paenibacillus sp. FSL R7-0337 DNA contains the following:
- a CDS encoding MarR family transcriptional regulator — translation MEEKEKQLDDILSSFRCITHNFQQLLWKDAEELNITSTQLMVLRKLSLHPDIGITELADLLHLGNSAASGVVDRMVKAGLITRERSQSDRRIFKLAMTGKGKEIRLLSRQSLRRHLQPMANIPAEDVQELLRLHGEIIRILEQGRDNKKL, via the coding sequence TTGGAAGAAAAGGAAAAGCAACTGGACGATATTCTGTCCTCTTTCCGCTGCATTACTCATAATTTCCAGCAGCTTCTGTGGAAGGATGCAGAGGAGCTTAACATCACATCTACCCAGCTGATGGTATTGCGTAAATTATCCTTGCATCCCGATATCGGGATCACGGAGCTGGCCGATCTTCTGCATCTGGGCAACAGCGCAGCCAGCGGGGTGGTGGACCGGATGGTGAAGGCTGGACTGATTACCAGGGAACGCTCGCAGAGCGACAGACGAATATTCAAGCTGGCGATGACTGGGAAAGGCAAGGAGATCCGTCTGCTCAGCAGACAGTCACTCCGAAGACATTTGCAGCCAATGGCAAATATTCCTGCGGAGGATGTACAGGAGCTGCTGCGGCTGCATGGTGAAATTATCCGAATTCTAGAACAAGGGAGAGACAACAAGAAGCTATGA
- a CDS encoding DHA2 family efflux MFS transporter permease subunit, with translation MSTITAGNAPSKTVRRGPIIAALLIGAFVALLNQTLMNVALPKMMEDLNILANTAQWLTTGFMLVNGVLVPISAYLVEKFTTRQLFTTAMMLFSIGTLVCAIGTGFEMIMVGRVIQAVGAGILMPLMNIVFLRIFPIEERGKAMGLMAVAMIFAPAVGPTLSGWVVQNYSWRVLFYIVLPLAIFSMLLGMKTMQNVGKLTSPKLDKPGVILSTLGFGGLLYGFSDAGTDGWGSKTVILCLILGIVSLGLFVWRELTADKPLLEFRIFRYNMFSLTTVINIIVTMAMYAGMILLPIYLQTIRGFTPMESGLMLLPGAILMGVMSPITGIIFDKIGARWLAVIGLAITTVTTWEFSQISTTTTYTHLILTYTARMFGMSMLMMPIVTAGLNQLPQRLASHGTAMSNTLRTVGGALGMALFVSLMTNRTKSNITDALVSGAVSKTDKAAMLKLTQDATINGITHAFAVATWVTVVALVLALFIRKTSPQPDFLKTEEAEGGQPQPNLTKSQRA, from the coding sequence ATGAGTACAATTACAGCCGGTAATGCACCGTCCAAGACGGTCCGCAGAGGCCCGATTATCGCAGCGCTCCTGATCGGCGCCTTCGTGGCGTTATTGAATCAGACACTGATGAATGTGGCGCTGCCCAAAATGATGGAGGATCTGAATATCCTCGCCAATACGGCCCAATGGCTGACGACAGGGTTCATGCTGGTTAACGGTGTGCTTGTGCCGATAAGCGCCTATCTGGTGGAGAAATTTACGACCCGCCAGCTCTTTACGACAGCAATGATGTTATTTTCGATAGGTACTCTAGTCTGTGCAATAGGAACAGGCTTTGAGATGATTATGGTCGGCAGAGTCATTCAGGCCGTAGGTGCCGGAATTCTGATGCCGCTGATGAACATTGTGTTCCTGCGCATCTTCCCGATTGAAGAACGGGGCAAGGCAATGGGGCTGATGGCGGTTGCGATGATTTTTGCTCCGGCTGTCGGACCTACCTTATCCGGTTGGGTCGTGCAGAACTATTCCTGGCGCGTGCTGTTCTACATCGTGCTTCCGCTGGCCATCTTCTCGATGCTGCTCGGCATGAAGACTATGCAGAATGTCGGCAAGCTGACTTCTCCGAAGCTGGATAAACCGGGTGTGATCTTATCGACCCTGGGCTTCGGCGGGCTGCTCTACGGCTTCAGTGACGCCGGAACAGACGGCTGGGGAAGTAAGACCGTTATTCTTTGTCTGATCCTGGGTATCGTGTCTCTGGGTCTGTTCGTGTGGCGTGAGCTGACCGCGGATAAGCCGCTGCTTGAGTTCCGGATTTTCCGCTACAATATGTTCTCACTTACTACTGTGATCAACATTATCGTCACCATGGCTATGTATGCAGGGATGATCCTGCTGCCGATCTATCTGCAGACGATCCGAGGCTTCACACCGATGGAATCCGGACTGATGCTGCTGCCGGGTGCGATTCTGATGGGCGTTATGTCACCGATCACCGGAATTATATTTGATAAAATCGGCGCCAGATGGCTGGCGGTTATCGGCCTTGCTATCACCACTGTGACGACCTGGGAATTCAGCCAGATCAGCACCACTACCACCTATACTCACCTGATCCTGACGTATACGGCCCGGATGTTCGGGATGTCGATGCTGATGATGCCTATCGTCACCGCTGGTCTGAACCAGCTGCCGCAGCGTCTGGCTTCCCATGGTACAGCCATGTCCAACACCCTGCGTACCGTGGGCGGCGCACTGGGGATGGCCCTGTTCGTCAGCCTGATGACTAACCGTACGAAGAGCAACATTACCGATGCGCTGGTAAGCGGAGCGGTGTCGAAGACCGATAAGGCTGCAATGCTCAAGCTTACACAGGACGCAACGATTAACGGGATTACCCATGCGTTCGCTGTAGCGACCTGGGTAACTGTTGTTGCCCTGGTGCTGGCGCTGTTCATCCGCAAGACCTCTCCGCAGCCCGACTTCCTGAAGACGGAAGAAGCGGAAGGCGGACAGCCGCAGCCGAACCTGACGAAATCACAGAGAGCATAA